The proteins below are encoded in one region of Terriglobia bacterium:
- a CDS encoding ABC transporter ATP-binding protein, with the protein MKQEHPVTGNPVIQVQDVHKFYDLGETKVHALRGVDMTIEPGEFVAIMGSSGSGKSTFMNMLGCLDKPSSGNYVLEGTNVSSLDKKQLAAIRNRKLGFVFQGFNLLSRTTALENVELPTLYAQMAKEQRQARAKEVLELVGLGERMDHFPSQLSGGQQQRVAIARALVNKPAILLADEPTGNLDSRTSVEIMQIFQDLNDSGLTIVLVTHEPDIAQFAKRTVVFRDGKIRHDDPVRNRPRAAEVLKSLPTVDED; encoded by the coding sequence ATGAAGCAGGAACATCCAGTCACGGGCAATCCGGTAATCCAGGTGCAGGACGTGCACAAGTTTTACGACCTGGGCGAGACCAAGGTGCATGCGCTGCGCGGCGTGGACATGACGATTGAGCCGGGAGAGTTTGTGGCGATCATGGGATCGAGCGGCAGCGGCAAATCGACGTTCATGAATATGTTGGGATGTCTGGACAAGCCAAGTAGCGGCAACTATGTGCTGGAAGGAACGAACGTTTCCAGCCTGGACAAGAAGCAGCTGGCGGCGATCCGGAACCGGAAGCTGGGATTCGTGTTTCAGGGGTTCAATCTGCTCTCACGTACTACGGCGCTGGAAAACGTTGAGCTGCCCACACTGTATGCGCAGATGGCGAAAGAGCAACGCCAGGCGCGAGCGAAAGAAGTGCTGGAACTGGTTGGCTTGGGCGAGAGGATGGACCATTTCCCATCGCAGCTTTCCGGCGGACAGCAGCAGCGCGTGGCCATTGCACGGGCTCTGGTAAACAAACCGGCGATCCTGCTGGCCGATGAGCCCACGGGAAACCTGGACAGCAGAACGTCCGTGGAGATCATGCAGATCTTTCAGGACCTGAATGACAGTGGGCTCACGATTGTGCTGGTGACGCACGAGCCGGATATCGCGCAGTTTGCGAAGCGGACAGTGGTGTTCCGCGACGGCAAGATACGGCATGACGATCCGGTACGCAATCGGCCGCGCGCGGCAGAGGTGCTGAAGAGCTTGCCGACGGTGGACGAGGATTAG